In the Mesorhizobium sp. M1D.F.Ca.ET.043.01.1.1 genome, CGCCCGAGCGATTGCGCCACGCTGCTGCTGGCCGCCTGATAGAAATGCTGGGTAAACAGTCCGTTTTTCCAGAAGCCCCACTCTTGCAAGCAGCTTCTCGGCATCAACAATCGCTGCTTTCCGGCTGACGCCGAGCACATGAACCGGCACCTCGATCACGTTTTCGAGTAGGGTCATGTGACTCCAGAGATTGAAGCTCTGAAAGACCATGCCGAGCCTGGAACGTATGCGTTCGATCTGCTTTCGGTCCGCCGGGACACTGTTCCCAGCGCCATGCCGCTTCAGGCGAATTTCCTCACCATTCACCCTGATAACACCGCTAGTCGGGTCTTCCAGGCAGTTGATACAGCGAAGTAGCGTTGATTTGCCGGAGCCGCTGCCACCGATGACCGCGACCACATCGCCGTCGCGCGCAGATAGAGAGACCCCCTTCAATACATGGAGCGCACCAAACTTCTTGTGCAGGTTCTCGACGTGGATCGCTTCGGCGGCGTCGTTGGCCACTGTATGGCGAGGGCTAGGAACAGCCCTTATAATGGCCGTCATTGCTGCCCGCTCTCCTGACCGAACATTGCTACTACTAGGAGTGACGGTGCTGTTTTGATTGCATTCATTCCGAATTCCTCTTTCTTGCCTTGGATTTCAGACATAGACACGGGGGATGTGATCTCGGAGTTGGGCATAGAGACCGATGAGGTCTGTCCCCCATTGAGCGGCGACCTCTTCCTGCGTGATTGTCTGGAGCCCTTGCTGCCCTAGCAGGAGCACTTGGTCGCCGAACCTCGCATCAGGGACGTCCGTAAGATCGATGCGCAGGTGTTCGAGATGGGCGGGAGGAAGCAAGCGCGCGCGCTGCCCCCTCACCAACGCTTCCGCCTGGACTGGGACGTGACGCGGTAGGCCATCCCCCCACCCCATACCCAAGACACCGATCGTCATTCTCGGCCGAAAACCGGGTATGTCTGGTATCCGCCCGAGAGAAGCATCGATCCGCTTGACGGAGACGAGGCATGTCGAAATGGCCTTAAGAGCCGGCCGTAGGGTGACGGGCCGCATGGGTCGATCCGTCTCAGGAAGACCGAAAAACAAGGCCCCGGGATCCACCGCATCGAGATCCATCGCGGGATACCGAAGCACGGCTGCGGTGCTCGACATCATGGTGATAGCAGGACGAGTGCCGGACGCCTCGGCCTCCCGTAGAATCCGCTGCAGGCGGGAGAATTGCTCGCTTGCAGTCGATGTGGGCAACTCACTGAGATGGGCGTAGAGTCCCTGTACTTCGACGTCGTTACAGGCGTGCGCGGCCGCGAGAAGTCGACCCATCTCCTGCGGCGTGGCCCCGGCTCTGAAGAACCCGAGGTCCGCCTTAACAAAGATGCGGGTGGTGCTCATGGCCTCACGCCAGCGCTCCAGTTCATCGACGTTGGAGACGGTCACGGTGAGCCCGAGCGCTTCAATTGTTTTCGCTGATATCGGCAGAGGACCGGGATAGAGCAGAACCGGGAGATCAATACCAATTTCGCGAATGGACATGGCATCCGGCAGCGTGGCGACAGCAAAACCGTCAGCCCCCTCTGCCGCCAGGGCGCGGGCGACGGGCCCCGCTCCACAGCCATATCCATTGCGCTTCAAGCAAGCGAAAATTTTCACCGTCCCGGGCAGATGCGCGCGCAGTTGACGATAATTGTGCCTGATCGCACCGAGATCGATTTCATACCAGCTCTCCCGGGATGCCGCGCTTTGCCGAGCGGGAGCAAATCCTCGCCATGAAGAACAATCCGTTTGAGCTTGCTCACTAGTTTGCATGTCAAACGATGAAAGGAATCCCAAAACCGGTCAATTTATTACGTTTTTGTGACACCCTATTAATTTTACTGATATAGCCCGCACTGAATCAGGAAGCTGAAAAGCGGGAAAATTGCCCGCAAATGTGCTCTGATTTTTGTGATGTTGGCACCCGATCTTGAGCTCCCCCGACGACGTTGACTCAAGGGCGATAGTTACTGCCACAGCCGAAAAGGCCGCCCTTCTGGAGGAGCGCAACGTCCGTCTGTCGTGTTTTGTCTTCATGTAGCGCCATGATGCCGCAGCATTTCACCAACCGACCGTGGTCGCCTGACGGTCAGCATCCGCACCACTTCCATTCCATTCCGTCGACCAGTGCCAGGAGCTGAGCACGATTGAGCTAACCGGTGGAGGCCGATCCGCGGCTAGCAGAACTTCGCCTTGTCCAGCTGTCGCACAAGCGATCTTCACCCAGTCGGCTCTTTGGTGCGCAAGACGTAAAGCGCGCCTTGAAACAGGTCCGAGCCAGCATCGCGCACCAAGGCCAGAAGGATGTGGGACCTTTTCTTAAATCAACGGATGACCTGGCGGCAAACCGGGATCATGCTTGACGCACCGCGCGAATAATCCTGGTCAAATTATCCTGGCCGACATCGGCGCCCGCTGAGCAGGTCATGCGCGGCGCGCCCTACTAGATCCGCGCCAGCGATCTCGAAGACGAAGGGACCAAGGCCGATTTGGCGCGCAATACTCCGCGTCGCATCCACGACGACAACCAGGAATCGCTGTTTTCCGCCATTTGAAAAGGAGGTGCATTTTGAATCAGTCTTCGTCTGTGGCCGGATGGGCGCGCTCGACGGTATTGGAGTCGATTTCGATGCGTCCGTCGGTCAGGAAGCGTTCAAGCGCGGCACGCCGGCGAGTGCACAGCGGATCGCCTCGGCGGGCTTCAATTTTCCTGACGCTTCGGCAGCTCCTTTTCCCACAGCGCAGAGAAGCGGGAAGGACGGCGGTTGATTTCTCCTGACGCGCAGCTATCCGAGCTACCTGGCACGGCCTCCTCGGCGGCCCACAGGGGGGCCATCTGCGCCACCGTCTGCGAGCCTGCCGCATGCAGTTCGTAGAACGTGCGCCGCACGTGCGACAGCACACCGCCAGCATCACACCATCATTGCCCCGATTGGATCGGGCCAGCCGGTTATAGGCGGCGTATCCGTCGACCGGCAGGATGCCGCGATAGCCGTCCAGATGGCGGGCGACACATTCGCCGGCACGACTGTCTTGGAGCGGTAGCGGCGATGGGCGGTCCGCTGTCCCCCGAACGGCCGATCATCGCGGAAACAGGTCCAGAGGTAGGCCGTCTTGGCCTTGCCCGATCCCGGCCAGCGCTGGCAGCGTGGTCTCATCGGCGAAGACCCGCTCACTCTGCTTGATGCGGGTCAGTGCATAATCGGCGAGCGGCTCGAGCTCGAAGCCCGCGCCATCTGTGACCGATTTCGACCTGATCGCGGGCATTGATCGCTTTCTGGCGATGGAGCGGCAGGCCATCGGCGTATTTCGACACCGCGATCTGGGCCATCAGCGCTTAGATCGGGTTGGCGCTTTCGACGATGCGGGCGGGTGCGGCTGCCTCGATGATGCCGTCCAGACCTTGTAGGCATATCTGGGCGACGCGTGACGATCACCCGGAACTTCGCCGGGGTGACATCAAGCCGTTCGGTTCGTGCACGTCCTCCCCGATCAGAATCCCTTCCAATCCCGGGCAACCGGCTGGCGTTTCGGGTTCAATCACCACCTTGACCCGTTCGAGATGGGCCGCAAAGCCTTTGCGCGCGCGCGGCGCGCGCCTCACTTTCGAGCTTCCCGTAGCCTTTTCCATCTGCGCTTCCACGCTGATTTCGATTTCGTCGAAGACGAGAGCATACTGCTCCTCGCTAAGCGCGCCGGTCCGCAGCCTTTCGGAGCGGCTGCTGAAGCGCGACCCCTCCAGCATCTTCACGGTTGCCGTCAGTCTGCGATCCGCTCCTCGGCGCTCTTGTTGACCAGCTCGAGATGGACCTTGCGCTCCTCCAGAAGGGCGGCCTTTTCGGCCATGGCAATAAACATCGCCTTGAGCGCGTCAACGTCATCCGGGAGCCCAAGATCGGTGCCGGCATGGCCAAATTCAGAGCATATTCGCGGGCAATTTTCCCGCGTTCAGCTTCCTGATTCATTCTGCCGCAGGGTTTTACCCAACCGATTGCGGCCGCCAGACCGTCACCGTCCGAATTCGCTTCCACTCCATTCCGTCGACCAGAGCCATGAGCTGGGCATGATTGAGCTGGACCCGTGGCCGATCCGGCCAGCAGAACTTCGCCTCGTCCAGCCGCTTGGCGTAACGACACACGCCGCTGCCGTCCCACCACACGAATCTTGATCCTGTCTGCTCTTTCGCGCGGAAGACGTAAAGCCCGCCACTGATCCGCGCCGGCATCGCGCACCAGCGCCAACAGTCAGCCGCGGCTTCGCTTCCGCCGACCAGCGCCGGCGCGGACGCTGCGGGCTTGCCTCCAGCCGCTTCGGGGCCGCCTCAAGAACATGGAAACTTCTACTATCAGGCATAAGCGCAGACATAGGAATTGACACCCTGCAAGCTCCTGGGCTCCTTGCTTCAGTGTCAGTATGTCTCGCTCATCGCCGCAAGCCACGCCAGATGGGGTCAGCTTGACGCTTACTTTGGGCGACCTCGACAGCCAGGCCGAGCCGCATTCCATGCCATCGCTTCTTCCGACAGCGCCGCCGCGGGTTGCCTCCGGCCGGTTAGCAACCCCTCAAGAACATGGAGACTTCTGTCGTCAGACATAAGCCCAAAGCACGACGCGAATTGCCCGCCGCGCAGAGATTCCTCGCTCCTGGCGTTTATTGAAACTCTTATCAGTTTACTTCTGAGTTGGGTGCTATGACGAGGCTATGGAAACAAACCCTATCCCACACGCCTCAACTTTGGCATCCGGGATGAGACAATTGCACCAATGTACGGCCACGATCAGCTCTTACCATTACGCCACCTGCGGCGGCAGGTGCCAGCAGCAGATTGTTGCTATTCGGCAAGGGTCGGAAATGGTGTGATCGACCAATCGATTAAGTCGACCGCTCGCTGCAGCGTTGCCTCCGTCTGAGCATGGCTAGGTGAAGCGACGATGACATGTCCGATCGTGTCTCGGTAATCGCCTTTCCTGACGATTGGCGTTTTGGGTTGAACATAGAACTTGACCTCGGCGACACCTGACACAGCGGCTGCTCGGCTGTCGCCGCCAATCCAAGCTAGGGTGCCGTCGCGATCAGCAACAAGGAACCGCGCGGCTGCAGTCTGCAGGTCCCCCTTGCGCAGATCCCATTCGTCGCCGATCGCTAACTTGATATGTTCGGTGATTAGATCGACACCGTAAGCCAGCCGAACCAGTTGGGGATCGGGCGTGCCGGCCATTCGCGGGTTAACTTCGATCACTACTGGGCCACCCCTCGTCCACCGGAATTCAATGTTCGTTGGGCCCCAGCCAAGGTCGAGAGCTCGCAAACAGCTCAACGAAATATCGGCAATACGGTCATACTCCTCACCAGTTAGCATGGCCGGATAGGTGTACTGACGATAGACAAAATGCGGCGGAGGGCCGAAGTC is a window encoding:
- a CDS encoding ABC transporter ATP-binding protein, which gives rise to MTAIIRAVPSPRHTVANDAAEAIHVENLHKKFGALHVLKGVSLSARDGDVVAVIGGSGSGKSTLLRCINCLEDPTSGVIRVNGEEIRLKRHGAGNSVPADRKQIERIRSRLGMVFQSFNLWSHMTLLENVIEVPVHVLGVSRKAAIVDAEKLLARVGLLEKRTVYPAFLSGGQQQRGAIARALAVQPRVMLFDEPTSSLDPELIGEVLGVIGGLAREGRTMILVTHEMKFAREVATHVVFLHEGRVEEEGPPEAIFGSPKSERLQQFIRRVR
- the alr gene encoding alanine racemase — protein: MGFLSSFDMQTSEQAQTDCSSWRGFAPARQSAASRESWYEIDLGAIRHNYRQLRAHLPGTVKIFACLKRNGYGCGAGPVARALAAEGADGFAVATLPDAMSIREIGIDLPVLLYPGPLPISAKTIEALGLTVTVSNVDELERWREAMSTTRIFVKADLGFFRAGATPQEMGRLLAAAHACNDVEVQGLYAHLSELPTSTASEQFSRLQRILREAEASGTRPAITMMSSTAAVLRYPAMDLDAVDPGALFFGLPETDRPMRPVTLRPALKAISTCLVSVKRIDASLGRIPDIPGFRPRMTIGVLGMGWGDGLPRHVPVQAEALVRGQRARLLPPAHLEHLRIDLTDVPDARFGDQVLLLGQQGLQTITQEEVAAQWGTDLIGLYAQLRDHIPRVYV